A stretch of Brachyhypopomus gauderio isolate BG-103 chromosome 3, BGAUD_0.2, whole genome shotgun sequence DNA encodes these proteins:
- the LOC143509802 gene encoding natterin-4-like — protein sequence MDQTTIFLLALLQMGLDQAALSSDLPQDQMLKPSHNHQRRGTIEDQNAIQNKNNLKWVKSSGVPKDAYFYTDNRSKKINYIVRNGCELGYSDGTTIGIVTHTSPDFSTYKAFKGDVEYLVNENEFEILEWKVATYGDIPPLAVEFCEKMFVVKTEGGLGFIEAKGNHPKISLPVKDRVQYEFLTLNRDIEGQYLSNVIFNLEDKTDISQDIQVLRQFTTVNTNCNPVKQQAKLEKTVEKTISFQIAGSLTIGVATEFTGKIPLVAGMKLSLSGRGAFTLSRTSSTTEKNINFLTVEAEIPPNHTCSVIMTSIINEAKVEFTGELTRIYKNKEVRR from the exons ATGGATCAAACCACAATCTTCCTTCTTGCCCTGCTGCAAATGGGCCTTGACCAGGCTGCCCTTTCTTCAGACTTACCACAAGACCAAATGTTAA AGCCTTCACACAATCATCAGCGCAGAGGAACCATTGAGGACCAGAATGCaatacagaacaaaaacaaCTTAAAATGGGTTAAGTCATCAGGAGTACCCAAAGATGCATATTTTTACACTGACAATAGatctaaaaaaattaattacatTGTACGCAATGGTTGTGAGCTTGGCTACAGTGATGGCACTACAATAGGCATTGTTACTCACACTTCTCCGGACTTCAGCACCTACAAGGCTTTTAAAGGGGATGTTGAGTATCTTGTGAACGAAAATGAGTTTGAAATATTAGAATGGAAAGTAGCCACCTATGGAGATATTCCACCCTTAGCAGTGGAATTttgtgaaaaaatgtttgtgGTTAAAACTGAAGGAGGTTTAGGATTTATTGAAGCGAAGGGAAATCATCCTAAAATAAGTTTACCAGTAAAAGACAGAGTGCAGTACGAATTCCTCACCCTGAACCGTGACATTGAAGGACAGTATTTAAGCAACGTTATTTTTAACTTAGAAGACAAGACTGACATATCACAAGACATACAAGTGCTCAGACAGTTCACAACTGTAAACACCAACTGTAATCCTGTAAAACAGCAGGCAAAACTGGAGAAAACAGTGGAAAAGACAATATCGTTTCAGATTGCAGGGTCACTAACAATTGGAGTGGCCACAGAATTCACTGGTAAAATTCCTCTAGTAGCAGGGATGAAATTGTCACTGTCAGGTCGAGGTGCTTTTACACTGTCTCGTACTTCTTCCACAACTGAAAAAAACATCAACTTCCTGACAGTAGAGGCTGAAATCCCCCCCAACCATACCTGCAGTGTGATAATGACAAGCATAATCAATGAGGCCAAAGTGGAGTTCACTGGCGAGCTCACCAGAATCTATAAAAACAAAGAAGTACGCAGATAA